From Deinococcus aerophilus, a single genomic window includes:
- a CDS encoding CidA/LrgA family protein, protein MTAAASITASLPAPVRFVLGLGILVGFAAAGQALVTVTRLPLPGSVVGLALLWAALGLGVVRLHWLSDAADGLLGILGLLFVPATVGFIGYLSAGAAWGLWLLVMTAGLLVGSAVAGLLASRLLRPGG, encoded by the coding sequence GTGACCGCGGCCGCCTCCATAACCGCCAGCCTCCCCGCTCCGGTGCGCTTTGTGCTGGGCCTGGGCATCCTGGTGGGGTTTGCCGCCGCCGGACAGGCGCTCGTGACCGTGACACGTCTGCCGCTGCCGGGTTCGGTGGTGGGGCTCGCGCTGCTGTGGGCGGCGCTGGGGCTGGGCGTGGTCCGGCTGCACTGGCTCTCAGACGCCGCCGACGGTCTGCTGGGCATTCTGGGCCTGCTGTTCGTGCCGGCCACGGTGGGATTTATCGGGTACCTGTCTGCCGGGGCGGCGTGGGGGCTGTGGCTGCTCGTGATGACGGCGGGCTTGCTGGTGGGCAGCGCCGTGGCCGGTCTGCTCGCCTCGCGGCTGCTGCGGCCCGGAGGCTGA